Proteins from a single region of Sphingomonas swuensis:
- a CDS encoding efflux transporter outer membrane subunit produces MRRIALLLAACALLPGCTSLDPPNVRPVAPVPAGWPVGDPYRAEAPALPAFGHRDVFRDVRLQTLIAQALQNNRDLRIAAANIAAARAQVRISRGAQLPQVDGAAGLDVTPRRDADGDINGVRVSPSLSLLPSFELDLFGRLASLTRADQARLLATGAAERGVRVALIGDIADAWLTYAADSSLLAIAENTVRSAERSRSLTEARLRGGIAPRTDLLQAQQILETARADLAEQRALRAQDLNLLRLLVGATVDPSLLPTSLDQAAASVAVLPAGLDSRILLRRPDIIEAEYRLRAANAEIGAARAALFPSISLTGLLGLASDTLGGLLSGGALAFSASADVRQSIFSGGARRATVRLREAEQQAAVATYERAIQTAFREVADALADKGTYDDRVGANQRNVAAAQQALTLVQARYREGIDPFLTTLDAQRSAYAAERNLIAVRLGRASNAVRLYRVLGGDGV; encoded by the coding sequence ATGAGGCGGATCGCGCTCCTCCTCGCCGCCTGCGCATTGCTTCCGGGCTGCACCTCGCTCGATCCGCCGAATGTGCGACCCGTCGCGCCCGTGCCCGCCGGCTGGCCGGTCGGCGACCCCTACCGCGCCGAGGCACCCGCCCTGCCCGCCTTCGGTCACCGCGACGTGTTCCGCGACGTGCGGCTGCAGACGCTCATTGCGCAGGCGCTCCAGAACAATCGCGACCTGCGCATCGCCGCCGCCAATATCGCCGCCGCCCGGGCGCAGGTCCGGATCAGCCGCGGCGCCCAGCTGCCGCAAGTCGACGGCGCGGCCGGGCTCGACGTCACCCCGCGCCGCGATGCGGACGGCGACATCAACGGCGTTCGCGTCAGCCCCTCGCTCAGCCTGCTGCCTTCGTTCGAACTCGACCTGTTCGGCCGCCTCGCTTCGCTCACCCGCGCCGATCAGGCCCGGCTGCTCGCCACCGGAGCCGCCGAGCGCGGCGTTCGGGTCGCGCTCATCGGCGACATCGCCGACGCCTGGCTGACCTACGCCGCCGACAGCAGCCTCCTCGCCATCGCCGAAAATACGGTCCGGTCGGCCGAGCGCAGCCGAAGCCTCACCGAGGCACGGCTGCGCGGCGGCATCGCCCCGCGTACCGACCTCCTCCAGGCGCAGCAGATCCTCGAGACCGCCCGGGCCGACCTTGCCGAGCAGCGGGCGCTCCGCGCGCAGGACCTCAACCTACTCCGGTTGCTGGTTGGGGCAACGGTCGACCCGAGCCTGCTTCCCACCTCGCTCGACCAGGCCGCCGCCAGTGTCGCCGTCCTTCCCGCCGGGCTCGACTCGCGCATCCTTCTCCGTCGCCCCGACATCATCGAGGCCGAATATCGCCTTCGCGCCGCCAATGCCGAGATCGGCGCGGCGCGAGCGGCGCTCTTCCCGAGCATCTCGCTGACCGGCCTGCTCGGCCTCGCCTCCGACACGCTCGGCGGGCTGCTGAGCGGAGGTGCGCTCGCCTTCTCGGCCTCGGCCGACGTCCGCCAGTCGATCTTCTCGGGAGGAGCACGCCGAGCGACGGTGCGCCTGCGTGAGGCGGAGCAGCAGGCCGCGGTCGCGACCTACGAACGGGCGATCCAGACCGCCTTCCGCGAGGTCGCCGATGCACTTGCCGACAAGGGCACCTATGACGACCGCGTTGGTGCCAATCAGCGCAATGTCGCCGCCGCCCAGCAGGCACTGACGCTCGTCCAGGCCCGCTACCGCGAAGGGATCGATCCCTTCCTCACCACCCTCGACGCGCAGCGATCCGCCTACGCCGCCGAGCGTAACCTCATCGCCGTGCGCCTCGGTCGCGCAAGCAATGCCGTCCGGCTCTACCGGGTGCTCGGCGGGGACGGAGTCTAG